The Oryza glaberrima chromosome 9, OglaRS2, whole genome shotgun sequence genome includes a window with the following:
- the LOC127785244 gene encoding uncharacterized protein LOC127785244: protein MSAAVCGKRASSFFEDLPHSPSSPPSKRACFRGGSSPSRPLADPALVAQIRPRFPSVGLEVIENALEECENDFDSAIKFLLNLHVGPTECNVDPIYQSPSGMSTELQVADEGILAGNEAAVPIGNAPCADNFPSSSTQWVEILVNEMTNASNMDDAKARASRVLEVFEKSMTAHVGAMGSFQKESSVYKEQFEAITRENTILKKAVAIQHDRQKEHDGRNQEIQQLKQLVAQYQEQIRSLEVNNYALSMHLRQAQQANSIPGHFHRDIF, encoded by the exons atGTCCGCGGCGGTGTGCGGCAAACGGGCCTCCTCCTTCTTCGAGGACCTCCCCCATTCGCCGTCCTCCCCGCCCTCCAAGCGCGCCTGCTTCCGTGGAGGTTCCTCGCCCTCCCGCCCGCTCGCCGACCCGGCCCTCGTCGCCCAGATCCGCCCGCGGTTCCCCTCCGTCGGCCTCGAG GTTATTGAGAACGCGTTGGAGGAATGTGAAAACGATTTTGATTCAGCAATAAAGTTCTTGCTCAATTTGCATGTAGGACCCACAGAATGTAATGTGGATCCTATTTATCAATCTCCATCAGGAATGTCTACTGAGCTTCAAGTGGCTGATGAAG GTATTTTGGCTGGTAATGAAGCTGCTGTACCTATAGGAAATGCTCCCTGCGCTGATAACTTTCCATCAAGCAGCACCCAGTGGGTTGAGATTCTTGTGAACGAGATGACTAATGCCTCTAACATGGATGATGCAAAGGCTCGTGCCTCTAGAGTATTGGAGGTGTTTGAGAAGTCCATGACCGCTCATGTTGGTGCAATGGGGAGCTTTCAGAAG GAAAGCTCTGTGTATAAGGAACAGTTTGAAGCAATAACCAGGGAAAATACTATTCTAAAGAAAGCCGTTGCAATTCAGCACGACCGCCAAAAGGAGCATGATGGGAGAAACCAGGAGATTCAGCAACTCAAGCAGCTGGTTGCTCAGTACCAAGAGCAAATTAGAAGCCTGGAG GTAAACAACTATGCACTGTCCATGCATCTTAGGCAAGCTCAGCAAGCCAACTCGATTCCAGGGCACTTCCATCGGGACATCTTCTGA